The following nucleotide sequence is from bacterium.
TCCCCCGCGGTTCACGACGGCGGCCCGGTCACGCCCACTCCTGCGCAGCGACCCGCCCGCGGGCCTCTCAGCATCTCCCGACGACTCCGGGAGGCCGACCCGGGGGAGGCCCTGCCACAGCGACCCGGCGCGGCCGTCTCAGCATCCCTTGTAGTTCATGACCGCCGTAAGCACGTGGTCGATACGCACCAGGTCGGCTTGGTCGGCCATCACGGAGGCGATGTCCTTGTAGGCCATCGGTGACTCGTCCACGAGGCGCTCGGCGCGGTCGCGCTGCCAGGCGCGCCCGGACATCGAGGAGCGGAAATCGTCGATGGAGAGCTCCTGCTTGGCCCGCTTGCGGCTCATGCGCCGCCCCGCTCCGTGCGCCGCCGAGGTGTAGGAGTCGGGGTTGCCCAGGCCGGTGACGACGTAGCTGTCGGCGCCCATCGAGCCGGGGATCACGCCGCGGTCGCCTACCCCGGCCCGGATGGCCCCCTTGCGGGTGATCCACATCGAGCGCCCGTCGTGGGTCTCACGGGCGGCGTAGTTGTGGTGGCAGTTGATGCGCTCCCGCTCGACAGGCCGACGGCCGACGGCCCGCCCGAGGGCCGCCAGCAGGGCGTCCATCATGATCTCGCGGTTGGCGAAGGCGTAGCGCTGCGCCCACAGCATGTGCTCGACGTAGCGCCCGAACTGCTCGTCGGTCTGCAGGAAGTACGCCAGGTCGCGGTCCTCCAGCGAGCGCTGCAGGTCACGGCACAGGCGGCGGGCGCCGTCGATGTGGCCGGTGGCCAGCCGGTTGCCGATGCCGCGGCTGCCCGAGTGCAGCACGCACCAAACCCGCTCGTCGCTGTCCAGGCTGACCTCCACGAAGTGGTTGCCGCCGCCGAGGGTGCCGAGCTGCGGGCCGACCTTGGCGAGATCCTTGCCTCTCAGCCCCTCGGAGTGCGGCAGCGGGTCGCCCGCCAGCCAGCGCTCGGCGGCCTTGGTGGTGCGTGGATGGGCGGCGAACCCGGCGGGGATGGCCTGCTCCACGTCGGCCAGCAACCGCTCGAGGCTGTCGGGCAGGTCGGCGGCGCCCAAGTCGGTGCGCACCGCGATCATGCCGCAGCCCAAGTCGACCCCGACTGCCGCGGGGATGATCGCTCCCTCGGTGGG
It contains:
- a CDS encoding RtcB family protein; the encoded protein is MERIGKASAAERELVRNWASEIDDGTLRQALTSARCDAVSAPVALMPDAHVGIGATVGSVIPTEGAIIPAAVGVDLGCGMIAVRTDLGAADLPDSLERLLADVEQAIPAGFAAHPRTTKAAERWLAGDPLPHSEGLRGKDLAKVGPQLGTLGGGNHFVEVSLDSDERVWCVLHSGSRGIGNRLATGHIDGARRLCRDLQRSLEDRDLAYFLQTDEQFGRYVEHMLWAQRYAFANREIMMDALLAALGRAVGRRPVERERINCHHNYAARETHDGRSMWITRKGAIRAGVGDRGVIPGSMGADSYVVTGLGNPDSYTSAAHGAGRRMSRKRAKQELSIDDFRSSMSGRAWQRDRAERLVDESPMAYKDIASVMADQADLVRIDHVLTAVMNYKGC